A window of Massilia sp. NR 4-1 genomic DNA:
AGCAGTCGCCGCAGATCCGCCTGACGCAGCTGGACTGGCAGGTCCAGGTGGCGGGCCTGCCTGCGCAGACGGACAGCGCGGCCACGGCCGGTGCGGCCGCCATGCCCGGCTTCGGCGCCGACGCCTCGGCGCAGGCGGTCGCGCCCATGCCCGCCCTGCTGCTGGGCATTCCGCGCCGTCCGCCGCAGACCCTGCGGCTGGAAGCCGAAGTACTGGTGCAGCAGGACGATTACCGCGCAGTGCTCGACAGCATGAACGGCTTTGCCCAGGCGCTGGCGCGCACGCCGCGCATGGCGGTGCAAATCGGCAGTCTGCCTTTCGACGTACGCTCCAATGTGAAGCTGAGCGGGCGCGCGGGCAGCAGCGGCAATACCGTGGAAGACCGCGCGAAATTTACCCTGAACCTGGTGTGGAACCCATGAACGTCCAGCCAAGCAAGAAGAACCCCGATGCCGGCGTGCCGCTGCCCTTCTGGCTTAGCGGCTTCGCCCGCATCCGCAAGGCCGCGCTGACTTTCACCGCCACCGCCGGCGTGGCGGTGGCGGCCGTCGCCCTCAGCTACTGGTATAAGCAGGATGCGCTGGAGGTGGAAGCGCGTGCCCAGCGCGCCCGCAACGATGCCCATTCGCGCCTGACCTATGCCGAGACGGAGAAGGAGGAGATCCGCCGCTTCCAGCCGGCCTTCCTCGAACTGCGGCGCAAGGGCCTGGCGGGCGAAGAGCGCCGTCTGGACTGGGTGGAAAGCATCCGCCAGATCCAGGAGCAGCGCCGCCTGCTGCCGCTCACCTACCAGATCGACCCGCAGCAGCCCTACCGGCTGGAGCAGCCCCTGCCCACCGGCGACTACCAGCTGCGCGGCAGCCGCATGAAGCTGCATATGGACCTGCTGCACGAGATGGACCTGTTCAATTTCCTCGCCGACCTGCGCCAGCGCAGCTATTTCGCGGTGCAGGATTGCAGCTTGCGCCGCACCGCCACCGCCACGCCAGGCGTGCAGTCGCCCGCGCTGAGCGGCGACTGCACGCTGAACTGGCTGACCTTGACGCCCCAGCCTGCGGCGCCGTCCGTGCCATTGCCCGGCGGCGGCAAACGGCCCGCGCTCGCCGTGCTGGGTTCCGCCGCCGCGCCGGCCGGGAGCGCGCCATGAAACGCATGCTGCTGGCGATCGGCCTGAATCTGTGCTGCGGCCCGCTGCTGGCCCAGGCTGCGGCGCCCAACATCGGCCGCTTGTTCACCACGCTGGAAGAGCGCGTGCAGCTCGATGCCCAGCGCAGCAGCACGCCGCTTGGAACTGCGGGCATGCCCGGCATGTCAGCCGGCTTTGTGCCGCCCGCACCGGCTCCCGCGCCGGCGGCTGCCAGCGAAGCCGCGCCGCCGGCGCCGGCCGAACCGGTACAGCTGAATGGCGTGATCCGGCGCAGCGGCGGCAAATCGGTGGTCTGGGTCAATAACGTGCCGTTGGAAAGCCCGGCGGCACGCGCGAAAGGCGGCGCGCTGTCCGTTCCCCTGCCCACGGGCGGCAGCGTCAAGCTGAAACCGGGGCAAAGTTTCAATCCGGCCGATGGCAGCGTGCACGAAGCCGGCCGCTGAGCGCCCGGGCCGGCGCGCGGGCGCCCTGGCCGCGCGGCATGGCGCCCGCGCTGACAGCATGCCTCCGCCAGCCACCGAGCGACGCGTGCCCTGGCGGCCGGCGCGCCAGGCCGGCGCGGCGCTGCTCCTGCTGCTGGCTGTGGCCGGCCTGGGCGCGGCGACTTTGCTGATCAGCGTCTTCGGCAAGCAGAATCTGGAAGCGCTGCGCGAACGCCGCACCCAGGCACGGCTGGCACAGGCTTCGGATGCGCTGATCGGTTTCGCCGCCCGCCATGGCCGCCTGCCGCGCCCCGCCGTCTCGGCCACCGATGGCCGCGAAAGCACCGAGCCCTGCGACAGCGAAGCCGCCTGCAGCGGCTTCCTGCCCTGGGTGGCGCTGGGCGTGGAAGGCGCCGACAGCTGGGGCAAGGTGCTGCGCTACAGCGTGACGCCGGAATACACGCGCGCGCCGCTGCTGCGCATTTCGGCCGTCGCCACCAAGCGCGTGCTGACGCGCGACGGCCATGGCAATCCTTTGTACGCGGTCGGCCAGGACGTCTGCCTGCTGTATGCGCAATGCGCGCCGGCCGTGGTGTTCTCGCAGGGGCGGAATAATCTCGGCACCAGCGTGGCCGGCGTGGCGCAGGCCAACGGCACGCGGGACAATGTGGATGAACAAGGCAACGACGGCGCCGTGCTGAGCTTCATGCAGCGCGCCGCCAGCGACAATCCGGCGGCTCCCGGCGGCGTCTTCGACGACCTGCTGCTGCCGCTGCCGCTGCCAACACTGTATGAAAGGATGGCAGCGGCACGCGTCCTGCCCTAGCATGATGAAGACGAAGAACGCAGGTTTCACCCTGGTCGAAATGGCCATCGTGCTGGTGATCGTAGGCCTGATGGTGGGCGGCCTGCTGGCGCCGCTGAGCAGCCAGCTGGAACAGCGACGCACGGCCGATACGCAAAAGACGCTGGAGGAGGCGCGCGAAGCCCTGCTCGGTTTCGCGCTGCGCAACGGCTACCTGCCCTGTCCCGCGATTTCCGCCGCCAACGGCCTGGAAGACCGCGATGGCAGCCGCTGCACCGGCGAACGCCGCCAGGGTTTCCTGCCCTGGGCCACGCTCGGCCTGCCCAAGCTCGATAGCTGGGGCCACCTGTTCCGCTACAGCGTGACGCCGGCTTTCAGCGACAGCGCCGCGCCGTTCCGCCTGCAGACGCCGCGCGACATCACCATCGCCACGCGCGACGCGGGCGGCAACCTGGTGGCGGCCACCGGCGTCAACGATATCCCCGCCGTGGTCCTTTCGCATGGCAAGAACGGCTACGGCGGCTTCAGCGAGCAAGGCGTGCGCGCCGCCGATGCGGGCAGCGGCAACGTGGACGAGAAAGCCAACCAGAATCCATCAGGCACCGCCTTCATCACGCGCGGCGCCAGCGACAACGCCAGCGCCGCCGGCGGCGCGTATGACGACATCGTGGTCTGGGTCTCGCCCAACATCCTGTACAACCGCATGGTCGCCGCCCAGCGCCTGCCCTGAGCCATGCTTGCGCCCATCCTGACCATCGCCCGCTACACGCTGCTGGAAGCGCTGCGCAACCGCCTGCTGTGGGTGCTGGCCGTGCTCGCGCTGGCGGCGCTCGGCCTGAGCGGCTTCCTGCATGCGGTGGCGCTGACCGAGAGCCGCCAGATCCAGGCCGCGCTGCTGGCGGCCCTGCTGCGCCTGAGCGCCGTCTTCCTGATCGCCACCTTCGTCGTCACCAGCATGGCGCGCGAGGCGCACGACAAGGGCAGCGAGCTGCTGCTGGCCCTGCCCCTGCCGCGCGCCGCCTACCTGCTCGGCAAACTGGGCGGCTTCTGCCTGCTGGCGCTGTTGCCGGCGCTGCTGTTCGGCGCGTTCGGACTGTTCTTCGCGCCGCCGGCCCAGGCCGCGCTGTGGTGCGCATCGCTGCTGTGCGAACTGTGGCTGGTGGCCGGCTTTGCGCTGCTCTGCATGTTCACCCTGAACCACGTGCTGCCCGCGCTGGCCGCCACGCTGGGGTTTTATCTGCTGGCGCGCAGCGTGGCGGCCTTGCAACTGATCGGCCAGCACAGCGGCGCGGCCGATGCCGGACAGCGCGCCATCGCCGCCGGCATGGACTTGCTGGCCTTTGTGCTGCCGGCGCTGGGCCGCTTCACGCGCAGCGAGTGGCTGGTCTATCACGACGGCGGCTGGCTGCAACTGGCGCTGGTGCTGGGCCAGACCGCCATCTACCTGCTGCTGCTGGCCGCCGCCGCGCTGTTCGACCTGTATCGCAAGGAATTCTGATGGACGGCGGCGCGCATCCCACTGCAGCGGCCAGGCCGCGCCGCCGCGCCGCGCCCTTGCCGCTGCAGCTGCTGCTGGCCGGCGCGCTGGCGGCGCAACTGGCCTGGCACACCATGCAGCCCTTCGGCATCGGGCAAGGCGTGCAGACCGTGCCCACCCTGCCGCCGCCGATGCCGCTGGCCGGTTTGCGCCTGGCCAGTCTGGGTGAACCGCTGGCCCTGTCCAAGCTGCTGATGCTCCACCTGCAAAGCTTCGACGACCAGCCCGGCCAGAATCTGTCCTGGCGCGCGCTGGATTACGGCCGGCTGGCCGGCTGGCTGGAACGCGCCCTCGATCTCGATCCGCGCGGCCAGTATCCGCTACTGGCCGCCAGCCAGGTGTACAGCGCCGTCAACGACGCGGCGCGCAGCCGCCAAATGCTCGACCTGGTCTACCGCGAATTCCTGCGCGACCCGCAGCGGCGCTGGCCCTGGCTGGCCCACGCCGCGCTGGTGGCGCACCACCACCTGCACGACCTGCCGCTGGCGCGGCGCTACGCGGCGGCTATCCGCACGCAAGCCACGCAGGCGCCGGACTGGGCGCGCGAGCTGGAAGTGTTCGTGCTGGAGGATATGAATGAGCTGGACAGCGCGCGCAAGCTGATTGGCGCCCTGCTCTCCAGCGGCCAGATCACCGATCCCGGCGAGGCGCGCTTCCTGGCCGGCCGCCTGGAAGCGCTGCAGCAGCGCGCTTCCGTCCCCGGTGTGGACAGGCCCGGCGCCGGGCTTGTAAGATAGGTTGAAATGAAAGGAAACGCCATGCCCCATCCCCGTCCGGTTTTACAAGCGCGCCGCCAGAGCGGTTTCACGCTGGTGGAAATCGCCATCGTCCTCGTCATCATCGGCCTGCTGCTGGGCGGCGTGCTGAAAGGCCAGGGCCTGATCGACAGCGCCAAGGTCAAGAACGTGATCCAGCAATCGAACTCGCTGCAGGCGGCCGTCAACGCCTATCAGGACAAATTCCGCGCCCTGCCCGGCGACGATATCCAGGCCATGCAGCACGTGCCGGGCGCCTCCGGCAACGGCAATGGCGATGGCCAGATCACCGAGTACCAGCTCGCGCCCCAGCACCTGGCGCTGGGCGGCTTCATCACCGGCGCCTTCAACGGCAGCAGCGACTTCATGACCAGCGCCCAGGGCGGCGCCGTCTACATCTATAACGATGTGGTGGGCGGCCGCGGCGGCAACGGCATCCGCTTCGACAATCTGCCCGACAGCTTCTCCGAGCAGATCGACGCCAAACTCGACGACGGCAAATTCGACAGCGGCTCGGTGCGCGCCACCAACCCGTATACCAATAACGGCAGCATCATCACCCGCACCGCCGTTTTCTTCTGAGCCATGAGCCATCCACTCCAGCAGCGCCGCCGCGTCTATCTGATGCGGCATGGCAGCGTGACCTACTTCGACGCCGCCGGCAAACCCTTCCTGCCCGAGAGCGTGCCGCTGAACGACGCGGGCCGCCTGCAAGCCACGGCCGCCGGCCAAGCCTTCGCCGCCCAGCAGCTGCGCTTCGACCGCGTCATCGTCTCCGGCCTGCCGCGCACGGTGGAAACGGCGCAGCGCGTGCTGGCCGAAACGGGACAGCAGATTACGATTGAAGCGTGGCCGGAACTGGCCGAAATCCGCGGCGGGCGCCTGTCCAGCATCCCCGACGCGCAGCTGCATGAGGCATTCACCGGCGCTTTCGACGGCGTGGTGGCGGAAGAGCGCCAGTTCCTCGGCGGCGAAAGCGTGGGCGAACTGATGGACCGCGTCCACCCCGCCCTGCGCCGCCTGCGCGACGACGCCGGCTGGGACACGGTGCTGCTGGTGCTGCACGGTGGCGTCAACCGCGCCATCCTCTCCTACGCCTTGACCGGCCAGCGCCTCTTCCTCGGCAACTTGGCGCAGACGGCCGGCTGCATCAACGCGCTCGACGTCGGCGCGGCCGAACAGGATTGGGTGCTGCGCTTCGCCAACTACTCGCCGCCCGCCCCGCTGCAAACGGCCAAGCGCAGCACCACGATGGAACAGCTGCTGGAACAGTACCAAAAATCGCGCCAGCTTTCGCAGCAAAATAAATAGCACACGCGTTCTTTTTCTGAGCTAGAATTGCCTGCAGCCGCATAACAGGAGATTCTATGTTCGAAGAGTTCATGGGCACCAAGGCTGTATCCGAGCGCCACAAGTTCGACGTGGCGGCGCTGGACGCGCATCTGCGCCAGCATATCGCAGACTATCCGCCAGGCGAGCTGCAGGTCGCGCAGTTCAAGGGCGGACAATCCAATCCCACTTTCAAGTTAAGCATCGGCGGCCGGCATTATGTGCTGCGCACCAAGCCCGCCCCCGCCGCCAAGCTGCTGCCCTCGGCGCACGCCATCGACCGCGAATACCGGGTGATGGACGCGCTGCACAAGGCCGGCTTCCCGGCCGCCCGCCAATACCTGCTATGCACCGACGAGGCGGTGATCGGCCGCGCCTTCTACGTGATGGAGTTCGTCGAAGGGCGCGTGCTGTGGGACCAGGCCCTGCCCGGCATGACGCCGGCCGAACGCGCAGCCATCTACGATGAGCAGAACCGCGTGATCGCCCAGCTGCACAGCATCGACTACCAGGCCATCGGCCTGGGCGACTACGGCAAGCCGGGCAACTACTTCCAGCGCCAGATCGAGCGCTGGACCAAGCAGTATCTGGCCTCGCAGACCGAGACCATCGAAGCGATGGACCAGCTGATCGCCTGGCTGCCGGCGCATATTCCGCCCGGCGACGACACGGCCATCGTGCACGGCGACTACCGCCTCGACAACCTGATCTTCCATCCCACCGAACCGCGCATCCTGGCGGTGCTGGACTGGGAACTGTCCACGCTGGGCCATCCCTTCGCCGATTTTTCGTATCACTGCATGAGCTGGCACATCCAGCCCGGCCAGTTCCGCGGCATCGCCGGTCTGGACCTGCAGGCGCTGGGCATCCCCTCGCAGCAGGAATACATCGAAAAATATGCAGCCCGCACCGGCAGGACCATCCGCCTGCAGGACTTCAATTTCTACCTCGCCTTCAATATGTTCCGCCTGGCCAGCATCATGCAAGGCATCATGAAGCGCTATGTGGACGGCACGGCGGCCAGCGCGCAAGCCCTGGAATCGGGCAGGATGGCACGGCCGATGGCGGAATTGGGCTGGTCTTACGCCAGCGGCAAAACAGTCGTTTAAGGGGAAAGCATGGATTTCGACTATTCAGAACGCTGCAAGCAATTGCAGACCAAGCTGCTGGCCTTCATGGACCAGCATATCTATCCGAACGAGCAGGCGTTTTACCAGGAAGTGGAGCGCAACGGACGCGAACAAGGCAACCGCTGGATTCCCACCGAAATCATCGAGCGGCTCAAGCCCCTGGCGCGCGAACAGGGCTTGTGGAATCTTTTCCTGCCCAAATCGGCGCGCGCGCCGGACAGCCTGTCCAATCTGGACTACGCGCCGCTATGCGAAATCATGGGCCGCGTGGGCTGGGCTCCGGAAGTGTTCAACAGCTCGGCGCCCGATACCGGCAATATGGAAACGCTGGAACGCTACGGCACGGAAGCGCAGAAGCAGCAGTGGCTGGAACCGCTGCTGCGCGGCGAGATCCGTTCGGCCTTCGCCATGACCGAGCCCGGCGTGGCCTCCTCCGACGCCACCAATATCGAAACCCGCATCGAGCGCGATGGCGGCGACTATGTGATCAACGGCCGCAAATGGTGGATTTCCGGCGCGGGCGACCCGCGCTGCAAGGTCTTCATCGCCATGGGCAAGACCGACTTCGACGCGCCGCGCCACCAGCAGCAGTCCATGATCCTGGTGCCGGCCGATACGCCGGGCATCACCATCGTGCGTCCGCTGCCGGTGTTCGGCTACGACGACGCGCCGCATGGCCACTGCGAAATCCTGTTCGAGGATGTGCGCGTGCCGGCCGCCAGCATCCTGCTGGGCGAAGGCCGCGGCTTCGAAATCGCCCAGGGCCGCCTCGGCCCGGGCCGCATCCACCACTGCATGCGCGCCATCGGCGTGGCCGAACGCGCGCTGGAGCTGATGTGCCGCCGCCTGCAGGCGCGCGTGGCTTTCGGCCGCCGCCTGTCGGAACAGGGCGTGTGGCGCGAACGCATCGCCGAAGCGCGCATCCGCATCGACACGGCCCGCCTGCTGACGCTGAAAGCGGCGTATATGATGGACACGGTGGGCAACAAGGTGGCGCAGGCAGAAATCGCCATGATCAAGGTGCTGGCGCCGAACGTGGCGCAGCAGGTGCTTGACTGGGCCATCCAGGCTTATGGCGCGGCCGGCGTGTCCGAAGACTTCCCGCTGGCCTGCCAGTTTGCGCTGAACCGCACCCTGCGCCTGGCCGACGGCCCGGACGAGGTGCACCGCAACGCCATCGCCAAGCTGGAACTGGCGCGCTACAGCTGAACGCGCACCGCCCGGCCGGCGCCGGGCGGCTTAGGCTTTCTTGCCCGCCAGGTGATGGGCCACCAGCGCATTCGCGTGGCCGTGGCCCAGGCCATGCTCGGCCTTCAGCCAGTTCACCAGTTCCATATGCTTCATGCCGGCGCGGCCGGCCAGCAGCGCCAGCCAGTGTGCGATCGGCTGGCCGTACTTCTTCTCGATCGAGGGGAAATACGAGGCTGGGCCTTTGACTTGATCGCTATCGCTCATTCTTGTCTCCTATGTTCGGGGGGTGGAAAAACGCCGTTGCCGGCCTTGCTATCCCCACGACGGCCCAGCCGCGGGAAAATCGACACGTCCGGCAAATATTTTTTGCATGCGCGCAGCAGGCAACGCTCGGCAGGGCAAAATACTACCGTTTTCGCGCCGCTCTGGGCTATCATCCTTTCACCATAGTGCCGGAGGCCCAGCAGAGTGAGCGCAGAAACCAGCGAGCCCCTACCCTCGATCCGTTCGCAGATCACGCTGCTGGTACTCGCTTGCATACTGCCAGCCCTGGTTGGACTGGGCCTGCTGGTCTTGCATTTTTACCATCTTGAGCGCAGCCAGGTGGTCGGCAATGCCCAGCGCATGGCGCGCGCCTTGGCCGCCGCCGTGGACCGCGACCTGCAAACCGGCCAGAGTGCAGCGCGTGCCCTGGCCTCCTCGCCCAGCCTGCAGAACAACGATTTCACCGCCTTCAGCAGCCAGGCCGCGCATTTGCTGCTGCCCGACTTTCCCGGCGCCCGCATCCTCCTGAGCCGGGCCGACGGCAGGATCCTGGCCGATACCGGCGCCCCGGCCGATGCGCCCGAGCTGTACGCCAATACCAATGCCAACCGCCTGCACTACCTGTTCGCCCATGGCCAGCCCGGCCTGAGCAATCTGGCGGCGGCGCGCGGCCAGCCGCCGCTGTTCGCCATCGACGTGCCGGTGCTGCGCGACGGCGGCACGGCCTTCGCGCTGAGCGTGGTGTACCGCGCCGAACGTCTCAAGCGGCTGCTGGAGGAGCAGCATCTGCCCGACTACGTGATCGTCGGCCTGCTCGACCCCAAGGGCGTCATCATGGCGCGCAACCGCGACGCCGAGCGCTACGTGGGCCAGGCCACCAGCCAGGAGTTGCGCGAGAAGATGCTGCAGGCCAGCGAAGGCCAGATGCAGACCTATACCCTGGAAGGCACGCCGGTCTACGCCAGTTTCAGCCGCGCCCAGCACAGCGGCTGGACGGTGGCCGTGGGCGTGCCGGAAGACTATCTGATGCAGGATCTGATGCAGTTCATCACCTTCATCTCGGCCGGGGTGTTGGTGCTGCTGATCGCCGGCTTCGCGCTGGCCTGGGGCGTGGGCGGCAGCATCGGCCGCTCGGTGCGCGCCCTGAGCGGCCCGGCGCGCGCCATGGCCGCGGGCGAGGCGTATGAGCTGCCGCCGCTGGCCTTCCGCGAGGCCGATGAAGTGGCCGGCGCGCTGCGCCAGATGAGCGAGGACATCCTGCGCTACCGCCAGCAGATGCAGACCCTGGTGGACGAGCGCACCGCCGAACTGCAGCAATCCAAGGCCTTGCTGGAAAACCTGTACGCCACGGCGCCGGTGGGCCTGAGCTTTGTCGATCCGGCCCTGCGCATCGTGATGATCAACGACTATATGGCGGCGGTGAACGGCGCGCCGGTGCAGGCGCACCTCGGCCACCGCTTCGATGAGCTGATCGAAGATCCTTCGCTGCGCGCCGCCGTCGACAAGGCGTACCGCCAGGTGCTCGACAGCGCCCAGCCCATTCCCTTCGCCGAATTGAGCGGCGTCACGCCCTCCGCGCCGCAGCGCATCAGCCACTATATGGCGGGCTACTTCCCCGTCTTCGACGCCCAGCGCGAACTGGTGGGCATCACCGGCGTGCTGCTCGACATCACCGCCAGCAAACAGACCGAGGCCGAGCTGCAGCGCCAGCGCCAGCTGTTCAGCTCCGTGGTCGAAAATATCCCGGCCATGATCTTCGTCAAGCGCGCCAGCGACCTGCGCTACGAAATGCTCAACCGCGAAGGCGAACGCCTGCTGTGCCGTTCGCGCACGGCCTTCCTCGGCAAGACCGATAGCGACGTCTTCCCGCCGGAGCAGGCGCGCGCCTTCAGCGAGGCCGACCGCAAAGTGCTGGCCTCGGGCCAGATGATGGATTTGCCGGACGAACAGGTGAGCGCCAGCGGCGGCGAAGTGCGCTATGTCACCACGCGCAAGGTGGCCCTGCTGGACCAGAACGGCGAACCCACCCACCTGCTCGGCATCTCGCTCGATATCACGGAGCGCAAGCGCGCCGACGCGGCGCTGGAAAGCACCTCGCTGCGGCTGGCGCGCAGCAATGCCTTCATCCGCACCGTGACCGACAACCTGCCCGCCATGGTCGCCTACTGGGACGCGGGCCTGTGCTGCCGCTTCGCCAACCGGCGTTTCCTGGAAACCTTCCACCTGACGCTGGACCAGTGCCTGGGCGCCACCATGGAACAGGTGCTGGGGCCGCGCCTGATGGAGCTGACGCGCGAGCAGGTCGCCGCCGCGCTGCAGGGCGTGCCGCAGAACTTCGCGCGCGAGCTGCAGCGGCGCAACAGCCCCGGCCAGCATGTCTGGATCAACTATCTGCCCGATTTCGACGAGGAAGGCGTGGTGCGCGGCTTCTTCGTGCTGGCTTCCGACGTCACGGAATTGAAACAGCGCGAGCTGCAGCTGCAGGAGCTGAACCAGCAGCTGATGCACGAGCGCGACCGCGCCGAGGCGGGCAGCCGCGCCAAGAGCGAGTTCCTGGCCAATATGAGCCACGAGATCCGCACGCCGATGAATGCCATCATCGGCCTGGCGCGCCTGCTGGAAGAGTCGCCGCTGGAACGGCGCGAGCGCAGCTACGTCGGCAAGATCCAGCTGGCCACCCAGGCGCTGCTGGCCGTGGTCAACGACGTGCTGGATTTTTCCAAGATCGAAGCCGGCCAGCTCAAGCTGGAGCGCGCCCGCTTCAATCTCGACCACATCCTCGGCAGCACCTCGGTACTGGCCTGCAACGCGGCCTGGGACAAGGGCGTGGAGGCGGTGTTCGACGTGGCGTCCGACGTGCCGATGGAGCTGGTGGGCGACGCCATGCGCCTGCAGCAAATCCTGCTCAACCTGATGAGCAACGCCGTCAAGTTCACCGAGCGCGGCGAAATCGTGCTGGCCATCCGCAAGCTGAGCGACGACGACAGCGGCATCACGCTGGAATTCCTGGTGCGCGACACCGGCATCGGCATCGACCCCGAGCACCAGCTGCGCATGTTCGAAGCCTTCTCCCAGGTCGACACCAGCACCAGCCGCAAATACGGCGGCACCGGCCTGGGACTGGCGATCTGCCGCCGCCTGGCCGACCTGATGGACGGCACCATCGGCGTGGAAAGCGTGGTGGGCCAGGGTTCCACCTTCCGCTTCATCTATCCGATGCAGCGCGCGCCGGACGTGCCGCTGCATCCGCTGCTGCCGCCCGCCCTGCAAGGCCTGCACGTGCTGCTGGTGGACGATAACGCCGCCTCGCGCGCCGCCCTGCAGCGCGCCGGCGAGGCTTTCGGCTGGACCGTGTGGAGCGCCGCCAGCGGCCAGGCCGCCTTGGCCCAGCTGCGCAAGGCGGCGCAGGCGCCGCGCGCCCTCGACCTGCTGCTGATCGACAGCGCCATGCCCGAAATGGACGGCGTCACCGTGCTGATGCTGGCGCGCGCCGAGGCAGGTCTGCGCCTGCCCAAGGTGGTGGTGATGGCGCCGGAGCAAAGCAGCGAGGAACTGGCCCTGCTGGCCGAGGGCTTGCGGCTGGACGCCATCCTGTCCAAGCCGGCCACGCCGCACCGCATGCAGGTGGCGGCCCTGGCCGCCCTCAGCGGCGCGGCCGCCATTCCCGCGCCGCCGCCACCGCAGCCGCTCGCGGGCCGCCTGAGCGGCATGCGCGTGCTGCTGGTGGAGGATAACGAGATCAACCAGGAAATGGCGCAGTATATTTTGCTGCATGCCGGTGCACGCGTGGAAATCGCCGCCAACGGCAAGCTCGCCGTCGAGCTGCTGCAATCCGATCCGGCACGCTGCGACGCCGTGCTGATGGACCTGCAAATGCCGGTCATGAACGGCTACGAAGCGACCATCGCCATCCGCGCCCTGGGCCTGGTGCAGCTGCCCATCATCGCCATGACCGCCAACACCCTGGAGGAAGACCGCAGCCGCGCCCTGGATGCCGGCATGGACGCCCACATCGGCAAGCCTATCGACGTGGATGAGCTGACCGCCACCCTGACCCGGCTGGCGCCCTTGTCCGCCGCCCGTCTGGGCGCGGCGACGGCGCAGCCGGCGGCCATCGCGGCCGACATTCCCGCCAGCCTGCCCGGCATCGATCTGGCTGCCGCGCTGAAACGCCTGGCCGGCAACTACCCGGCCTTTGTCGGCCTGTTGAAACGCTTCGAAAATTCCCAGGGCGATGCCGTGACCGAGGTGCGCGCCCTGCTGGCCCGCAGCGAGCGGCGCGCCGCCACCCAGGTGCTGCACCGTCTGCGCGGCGTGGCCGCCAACCTGGGCGCCTCCGACGTGGCGCGCCTGGCTTCGCTGGCCGAGTTGATGCTGGAGGAAGGCCGCGATGCCGAGCTCAATGCGCTGCTGATTTCCCTGAGCGATGCGATCGATATCGTCACCGGCGCCGCGCGCACCCTGCCCCTGCCCTTGCAGCAGGATGGCGAGTCGCCAGCGATGGACGCCGATCTGCCGCAGGCGCTGTCGGAACTGGTATCCTTACTGCAAAATAACAATCTGAAGGCGCTGAGCGAATTCAACGCCCTGCGCCCCGCTCTGGAGCGCCTGGGCGTGGACGATCTGCCCGCCGTAGCCAACGCCATCGACACGCTGGATTTCGCGCTCGCCGAAAGAAAGCTGCTGGAAATGCTGAAGCGGAAGGAGAACCAATGAGCTGGACCGATCTGGCCAGGAACGGGCGCATTCTGGTGGTGGACGACGCCATGGAAAACATCCAGATCCTGCATCACGCCCTGCGCGAGGAGCACGACGTGCTGTTCGCCCTGAGCGGCGAAAAGGCGCTGGAAATCGCCAACCAGCAGCAGCCCGACCTGATCCTGCTGGACGCGGTCATGCCCGGCATGGACGGCTACGAGGTATGCGCCGCCCTGCGCGCCTCGCCGCGCGCGCGCGACATTCCGGTGATCTTCGTCACCGCACTCACCCACCCCGAAGACGAAACGCGCGCCCTGGAAGCGGGCGCGGTGGATTTCATCAGCAAGCCTTTCAATGTGGCCGTGGTGCGCGCCCGCGTGCGCACCCAGCTCACCGTCAAACGCCAGGCCGACGCCATGCGCGAGCTGACGCTGACCGACGCCCTGACCGGCGTGGCCAACCGGCGCAGCTTCAACGAAGCTATCGACAGCGAATGGCGGCGCTGCATGCGCGCCCATGTTTCGTTGTCGGTGATCCTGA
This region includes:
- a CDS encoding PAS domain-containing protein gives rise to the protein MSAETSEPLPSIRSQITLLVLACILPALVGLGLLVLHFYHLERSQVVGNAQRMARALAAAVDRDLQTGQSAARALASSPSLQNNDFTAFSSQAAHLLLPDFPGARILLSRADGRILADTGAPADAPELYANTNANRLHYLFAHGQPGLSNLAAARGQPPLFAIDVPVLRDGGTAFALSVVYRAERLKRLLEEQHLPDYVIVGLLDPKGVIMARNRDAERYVGQATSQELREKMLQASEGQMQTYTLEGTPVYASFSRAQHSGWTVAVGVPEDYLMQDLMQFITFISAGVLVLLIAGFALAWGVGGSIGRSVRALSGPARAMAAGEAYELPPLAFREADEVAGALRQMSEDILRYRQQMQTLVDERTAELQQSKALLENLYATAPVGLSFVDPALRIVMINDYMAAVNGAPVQAHLGHRFDELIEDPSLRAAVDKAYRQVLDSAQPIPFAELSGVTPSAPQRISHYMAGYFPVFDAQRELVGITGVLLDITASKQTEAELQRQRQLFSSVVENIPAMIFVKRASDLRYEMLNREGERLLCRSRTAFLGKTDSDVFPPEQARAFSEADRKVLASGQMMDLPDEQVSASGGEVRYVTTRKVALLDQNGEPTHLLGISLDITERKRADAALESTSLRLARSNAFIRTVTDNLPAMVAYWDAGLCCRFANRRFLETFHLTLDQCLGATMEQVLGPRLMELTREQVAAALQGVPQNFARELQRRNSPGQHVWINYLPDFDEEGVVRGFFVLASDVTELKQRELQLQELNQQLMHERDRAEAGSRAKSEFLANMSHEIRTPMNAIIGLARLLEESPLERRERSYVGKIQLATQALLAVVNDVLDFSKIEAGQLKLERARFNLDHILGSTSVLACNAAWDKGVEAVFDVASDVPMELVGDAMRLQQILLNLMSNAVKFTERGEIVLAIRKLSDDDSGITLEFLVRDTGIGIDPEHQLRMFEAFSQVDTSTSRKYGGTGLGLAICRRLADLMDGTIGVESVVGQGSTFRFIYPMQRAPDVPLHPLLPPALQGLHVLLVDDNAASRAALQRAGEAFGWTVWSAASGQAALAQLRKAAQAPRALDLLLIDSAMPEMDGVTVLMLARAEAGLRLPKVVVMAPEQSSEELALLAEGLRLDAILSKPATPHRMQVAALAALSGAAAIPAPPPPQPLAGRLSGMRVLLVEDNEINQEMAQYILLHAGARVEIAANGKLAVELLQSDPARCDAVLMDLQMPVMNGYEATIAIRALGLVQLPIIAMTANTLEEDRSRALDAGMDAHIGKPIDVDELTATLTRLAPLSAARLGAATAQPAAIAADIPASLPGIDLAAALKRLAGNYPAFVGLLKRFENSQGDAVTEVRALLARSERRAATQVLHRLRGVAANLGASDVARLASLAELMLEEGRDAELNALLISLSDAIDIVTGAARTLPLPLQQDGESPAMDADLPQALSELVSLLQNNNLKALSEFNALRPALERLGVDDLPAVANAIDTLDFALAERKLLEMLKRKENQ
- a CDS encoding diguanylate cyclase domain-containing protein translates to MSWTDLARNGRILVVDDAMENIQILHHALREEHDVLFALSGEKALEIANQQQPDLILLDAVMPGMDGYEVCAALRASPRARDIPVIFVTALTHPEDETRALEAGAVDFISKPFNVAVVRARVRTQLTVKRQADAMRELTLTDALTGVANRRSFNEAIDSEWRRCMRAHVSLSVILMDIDHFKLYNDAYGHQAGDACLQQVSAAMKRCAMRPSDLLARYGGEEFVLLLPQEEQEGAEKVARRILDEVSALHIEHRASSVSHHVTVSMGSASMKPGPESSPELLIRSADTLLYQAKASGRNRYLASSF